The sequence CCATTCCGAACTCGGAAGTTAAGCCCGCCAGCGCCGATGATACTGCCCGCGGGAGCGGGTGGGAAAGTAGGGCGGTGCCAGGCTTTTTTTATTTTCGTTTATAATTAAAAATTATGGCTGCTAGATTAATCACGCTATTCCTTCTTTTATTTCTCTTTCCTCTTAAAGCTTTTCCTCTTTCCCTCTATTTACCCTATAAGTATCCAGGGACTGTAGGCTACTTTAAGCTTGATTCCGATCTACCGGCAAAAGCCGTCTTAGGCTACAGGGGAAGAAAATGGTTTTTTAGAAACTTAAAGGGAAGTAAGGAGCTTTACTTTTCTATTCCCTATTTTGTCAAAGGGAATTTTACTTTGACCCTATATCAGGGGGATAAGAAACTGTTCCTCAGGACTTTTCCCATTTGGAAAAAGAGGTATAGGATATCAAGAATATGGGTAAAGGAGAGGCCTTTAAGGGGAAAGCTTTTAGAGAGGGTGAAGAGAGAGGGTAGGCTTTTAAGGAAAGTTCTTTCTGAGATAACTCCGAAGAAATTTAAAGAAACTCATCTATATCCACCCCTTAGGAGGCTTATCGTTACGACTCCTTTTGGAGCAAGGAGGATAATTAACGGTAAGAGGCGTTCAATTCATTGGGGAACAGATTTTAGAGCTCCAAGAGGTACTCCTGTTTATGCTTCTCTTTCTGGGAAAGTCGTACTTGCTCGGAACTTATACTTTACTGGAAATACTGTTATTATTGATCACGGATTAGGAGTTCACACCCTTTACGCCCACCTTTCAAAAATTAAAGTTAAAGAAGGTCAATCTGTAAGGGCCGGCCAGGTTATAGGAGAGGTCGGTTCAACTGGAAGGAGTACCGGACCTCACCTTCATTTTGGTTTTTACGTTCAGGGAGAGAGGGCTGATCCTATGATCGTTCTTAAGGAGAGACTTCAGTAGTGAGGGAGCTTTGAGAAAGGCAGTTTTCTTAGATAGGGATAATACTCTCATTTACGACCCAGGTTACATTCATGAGGTAGATAAGGTGAAGCTTCTTGATGGAGTAGGTGAAGGGTTAAAGCTCCTGAAAGAAGCAGGCTATTTATTAATTGTGGTTTCAAATCAGTCGGGAATAGGGAGAGGTTATTTTACAGAGAGAGAGTTTTGGGAAGTTAACTATAGACTTCAGGAGCTCCTTGAACACTTTAATGTCCAGATAGATGATTTCTTCTTCTGTCCCCACAGGCCTGGTGAAGGCTGCAAGTGTAGAAAACCCGGGACCCTTATGGTGGAAAAGGCCGTTGAAAAGTGGAAAATTGATGTGAAAGAGAGTTTTGTAATAGGAGATAAGGACATTGACGTTGAGCTTGCTTTTAGGGCAGGCTGTAGAGGGGGTATAAAGGTGGGAGTGCCTTGTTTTGAGAACTTCTTAAAGGCGGCTAGTTTTATAGTGGGGGAAAAGTGAAGCTTTACAGTAAGATAAAAACGAGGCCCGAAGATTTTGTAGTTGAGGAAGTTCCCCTTTTAAAACCGGAAGATGAGGGAAAGTACCATTTATTAGAACTTAAAAAGAGAGATGTATCCACTCTTGAAGCTTTAAGGATTATCTCCCGCCTTGAGAAAATTCCCCTTAAGGATATAGGTTTTGCAGGTCTTAAAGACCGTTACGCCGTAACTACCCAGTACTTGACAGTTCCTGTTGAGTATTCCCTTGAGGAGTCCTGTTACAAAATCGTTAGGAACAGGTGGGTGAAAGTTGATAAGGTCAACTTTGATAAGGAGATGGGCTTCTGCATTAAGCCTATTGGGAAAGTTAATAGGCCTTTAGGATTGGGGGATTTAAAGGGTAATAAGTTTACCGTGGTTGTAAGGAACTTTGAGAAGAACTTAAGGGAGAGGTTTTACAGGAACTATGAAGTGGTAAGGAGGTACGGTTTTCCAAACTACTTTGGAGAACAGAGATTTGGAAGCGTTAAGAGTAGGGATGATTTTGTTTTGAGATACCTTCTCAGAGGGGACTTTGATGGAGCTCTTAAGAGCTACTTTTTCGGTAAATCCCAAATTGACTTTTGGGGAGACTGGAAGAAGTTGTATAAGACTCTTTCTCCTGCTCTTGAAGAGTATGAGAAGGACCTCATAAGAGGACTTATGAGAGGCCTTACTCCTGAGAAAGCCTTTAGGATCCTTCCTAAAAACGTTAGACTTATGTTCAATTTTGCATTTCAGAGCTTCCTCTGGAATGAGTTTTTAAGGGAGTACGTTGAAGAGAAGTATCCCTTCGTTAGAGTTCCTTTCATAAATAAGTGGAAACTTTCTTACTTTTTGGAAGTTTACGATGTTGATTACCTGATTCAACTCCAGATTCCCTATACTGGTAGGGAGTTTCGGGTTAATGATGAAGTTTTAAAGGGCATAATGAAAAAGGTTTTTAGGAAGTACGGAATTAAAGAGGAGTGGTTTGACAAGGAAGTCGGTGGAATTATTGTTATGACAGATGGTTTAAGAAAAGCCGTTGTCTTTCCCGAAGGGTTTAAGATTTTGGAGAAGACGAAGAGGAGCATGAAGTTAACCTTCACGCTCCCACCAGGTTCATATGCAACTGTTCTTTTAAGGTTCTTACTTAAAGGTAAGATATGAGGGATTGAGCGTTATCTTCGGCTAGTATGTAGCTTTCAATTAACTCCTCTTTGCTGAGTTGGGAGAGGAGAGGAGGTAATTGTACGTTGTCGCCTTTTTCTAACTTATCGTAGACTTTCATAAGCTGCTTTACCTCTTCCTTAAGTCTTCCAAGTTTACTTTCAGGGTCGAGGAGACCGTAAATAACGGTTTCTGATACTCCGGCCCTTTCAAGGAGCTCTTTAATTTCATCTCCTACTTTTTCCCTGACGGGCTCAAGAATTCCGACCATGTAGGCTTCATCTTCGTACTCTGGGAAAAGCCTTTTTGCTAATTCTCTCATTAAGAAGGCAAATTTTAAGATTTCCTTAATTTCTTCCTTATTTGCTTTTTTTAGGAAAGACGAGGTTAAGAGGACAAATATGTAATCTTTTAAGTTCCTGTATCCTAAGTAAGCTATTGCTTGAATTATTGATCTAATTTCCTTTCTGAGTCCAAAGTAGGGAGAGTTTATAAACTTTAAAAGCCGTGCAGAGAGGTTAGGGTCCATGCTTATTATCTTAGCTATCTCTTCAAGCTCCTCACCGTCAAGGAGAGCTCTTATTAACCTTAGCATAACCTCCCTTTTTAGTTCTAAGCTCTCAATCTCAGACATGGATCCTCCTTTAGCTAAAAATTCTGGGTTCATTATAGCAGGTCAATAATCTTTTCGGCTTCTAAGGTTGCGCTTAGACAAATGTTTATTAAAAATTCTTTTTTAAACTTTTCAGTTTTTACGGAGATTTCAACTTCTTCTTTGTTGTTTAGTTTTTCACAGTAAGGAAGGAGCTTCTCCGCAAAAACTCTTAGGATTCCTAGAGGGCTTTTAGGGTCTTTGAGACCTTCAATTACAACTTTTGACACGTTCGCTTCCTTAAGCATTTTTAAGGTTTCCTCTTTATTTTCTTTATAAATAGGCCATAAGATTCCTACCATGAATGCCTCTTCTGCAAGTTCTGGCACACTTCTTTGGGCTGTTAATTTCATTATATAAGCAAAAGTAAGAAGTTTTAATATCTCCTCTCTAGGCTTATTTACTAAAATGGATGAGAGAAGAATTGAGAAGGCCACTTCCCTCAGTTTCCTGTATCCTAAGTATGCTACCGCGTCCTCAATAGAATCTATTTCTCTTTTTAAACTAAAGTAGGCAGAATTGACGAATTTAAGTAATTTAGCAGTGAGAGCTGGATCGGTAGAGATTATTTTGGATATGATTGAGAGTTCCTCCTCATCATTTAGAGCCTTAATTAACCTAAGGATGGTTTGCCTGTTGACTTTTTCCTCCATTTTGTTCTCCCAGCAAAATTAACAGGTTAGTTTTGTGTAGAAAAATCCATCTGTATCGTTTTTATGTGGAAACAGCCTTAATCCCCCATCCTTAAATTGATGTTTAAGTTCTTTAGGTAGGTTATTAAACGGTAAAGTTTTAAAGCCTTCTTTGAGGGCAAATTCCAGGTTATTTTCTCCCTCCTCCCTCTCTAAGGAGCAAACACTAAATAGAAGTTTCCCCCCTTCTTTTAGTAGATCCTTGGCTGCTCTTATTAGGCGGCACTGGACTTTCTGATTGTGTTTTATGAGCTCTATTGACTTGTTCCACTTACCTTCTGGGTGGCGCCTTATTACTCCAGTTGCAGAGCATGGAGCGTCAATTAAAATCCTGTCAAAACTCTTGTAGTAGCGTTTTATAAAGTCCTCATCCTTAGAAATGTCGGTTACAACTAGTTCCAGGTTCTCTACTCCCAACCTTTCGGCGTTTTTCTTTAACAGGTTCATTCTCTCTGGATTAACGTCAACTGCGACTATTTTCGCTCCGTTTTTAGTCAATGAGGCTATTGCAGTTGTCTTCCCTCCAGGTGCTGCTCCAACGTCCAGAATTAGTTCTCCCGGTTTAGGCTCTAAAAGGTAAGCTGCAAGGTATGAGGCAGGGTCTTGGATGTAAAAATAGCCCTCTTTGTAGCCTGGGAGCTCCTCAATTAAAACCCTACCCTTAACCCTAATCATATCTGGGATGAAAGGGTGAGGCTCAACTTCTATTTTCCTTTCCCTTAACACTTTTATGAGTTCTTTTTGGTCTATCTTTATCCTGTTTACCCTTAAAAAGAGGGGAGCTACCCTGTTTAGTCCTTCAAGGAGAGGTTGGAGCTCCTCCTTTCCATAAAAGTTTTCCCACCTCTTAACCATCCAGGTTTCAAAGGAGTAGAGTGTAGAGATCCTTTCGTAGTAGTCCTCTATCCTTTTAACTTCCCTTTTATAGTCAAATCCTACGAGCTTTTTTGAGACGGCGTTAACAAACCCTGCAGATTTCCTGTTAAGGAGCCTCTTTACTGCTTCTACAGTTTCATTTACTGCAGCGTAGGGAGGAACTCCCGTAAAGAAGAGTTGGTAG comes from Thermovibrio guaymasensis and encodes:
- a CDS encoding M23 family metallopeptidase, whose protein sequence is MTLYQGDKKLFLRTFPIWKKRYRISRIWVKERPLRGKLLERVKREGRLLRKVLSEITPKKFKETHLYPPLRRLIVTTPFGARRIINGKRRSIHWGTDFRAPRGTPVYASLSGKVVLARNLYFTGNTVIIDHGLGVHTLYAHLSKIKVKEGQSVRAGQVIGEVGSTGRSTGPHLHFGFYVQGERADPMIVLKERLQ
- a CDS encoding HDOD domain-containing protein is translated as MEEKVNRQTILRLIKALNDEEELSIISKIISTDPALTAKLLKFVNSAYFSLKREIDSIEDAVAYLGYRKLREVAFSILLSSILVNKPREEILKLLTFAYIMKLTAQRSVPELAEEAFMVGILWPIYKENKEETLKMLKEANVSKVVIEGLKDPKSPLGILRVFAEKLLPYCEKLNNKEEVEISVKTEKFKKEFLINICLSATLEAEKIIDLL
- the truD gene encoding tRNA pseudouridine(13) synthase TruD, with product MKLYSKIKTRPEDFVVEEVPLLKPEDEGKYHLLELKKRDVSTLEALRIISRLEKIPLKDIGFAGLKDRYAVTTQYLTVPVEYSLEESCYKIVRNRWVKVDKVNFDKEMGFCIKPIGKVNRPLGLGDLKGNKFTVVVRNFEKNLRERFYRNYEVVRRYGFPNYFGEQRFGSVKSRDDFVLRYLLRGDFDGALKSYFFGKSQIDFWGDWKKLYKTLSPALEEYEKDLIRGLMRGLTPEKAFRILPKNVRLMFNFAFQSFLWNEFLREYVEEKYPFVRVPFINKWKLSYFLEVYDVDYLIQLQIPYTGREFRVNDEVLKGIMKKVFRKYGIKEEWFDKEVGGIIVMTDGLRKAVVFPEGFKILEKTKRSMKLTFTLPPGSYATVLLRFLLKGKI
- the rsmB gene encoding 16S rRNA (cytosine(967)-C(5))-methyltransferase RsmB, with translation MKKLTGWSERAKAIKILTLFEKDKKLREHLEKETSGVDPQDRAFIREITAGTVRYLKLLDFSVERATGKKLKKQCPIVRNALRLIAYQLFFTGVPPYAAVNETVEAVKRLLNRKSAGFVNAVSKKLVGFDYKREVKRIEDYYERISTLYSFETWMVKRWENFYGKEELQPLLEGLNRVAPLFLRVNRIKIDQKELIKVLRERKIEVEPHPFIPDMIRVKGRVLIEELPGYKEGYFYIQDPASYLAAYLLEPKPGELILDVGAAPGGKTTAIASLTKNGAKIVAVDVNPERMNLLKKNAERLGVENLELVVTDISKDEDFIKRYYKSFDRILIDAPCSATGVIRRHPEGKWNKSIELIKHNQKVQCRLIRAAKDLLKEGGKLLFSVCSLEREEGENNLEFALKEGFKTLPFNNLPKELKHQFKDGGLRLFPHKNDTDGFFYTKLTC
- a CDS encoding D-glycero-alpha-D-manno-heptose-1,7-bisphosphate 7-phosphatase; translation: MRKAVFLDRDNTLIYDPGYIHEVDKVKLLDGVGEGLKLLKEAGYLLIVVSNQSGIGRGYFTEREFWEVNYRLQELLEHFNVQIDDFFFCPHRPGEGCKCRKPGTLMVEKAVEKWKIDVKESFVIGDKDIDVELAFRAGCRGGIKVGVPCFENFLKAASFIVGEK
- a CDS encoding HDOD domain-containing protein, which gives rise to MSEIESLELKREVMLRLIRALLDGEELEEIAKIISMDPNLSARLLKFINSPYFGLRKEIRSIIQAIAYLGYRNLKDYIFVLLTSSFLKKANKEEIKEILKFAFLMRELAKRLFPEYEDEAYMVGILEPVREKVGDEIKELLERAGVSETVIYGLLDPESKLGRLKEEVKQLMKVYDKLEKGDNVQLPPLLSQLSKEELIESYILAEDNAQSLISYL